A section of the Salmo trutta chromosome 4, fSalTru1.1, whole genome shotgun sequence genome encodes:
- the LOC115192330 gene encoding divergent protein kinase domain 1A-like isoform X2: MICGVRCSLFAMARGLFSWVWLRKPIYIQARFSYLHMKYMFFSWLAVFVGSWVVYVEYSSYSELCRGQACKNAICDKYRKGLIDGSACSSLCEKDTLYLGKCLSSKPNNQVYSGAWGDLEGVIKCQMEEVPRYDPGAEMEHRKEASPFNKPTKGTSVEKFKAIVLSHLKTKVGEQANLQDLVSLVLFVADYNKDGLISLPEARSMWALLQLNEFLLAVVLQDREHAPRLLGFCGDLYVMEKVPYAPLYGISLPWVVELWIPAGLRRSMDQWFTPSWPRKAKISIGLLELVEDVFHGTFGSFLMCDVSVADFGYNDRHDLKVMDARHIVPEATFQEAMREQRCNVDEDCLYGTDCRTSCDLTKHRCTPEVTRPNLAKACSSLKEYLLRGAPSDIQDELEKQLYACIALKGSAEQMEMEHSLILNNLKTLLWKKISHTKDS; the protein is encoded by the exons gcCCGATTCTCTTACCTGCACATGAAGTATATGTTCTTCTCGTGGCTGGCAGTGTTTGTGGGTAGCTGGGTGGTGTATGTGGAGTACTCATCCTACTCAGAGCTGTGTCGTGGACAAGCATGCAAGAATGCCATT TGTGACAAGTACAGGAAAGGATTGATCGACGGCTCGGCCTGCAGCAGCCTGTGTGAGAAAGACACACTGTACCTGGGGAAGTGTCTCTCTTCCAAGCCTAACAACCAG GTGTACTCTGGTGCCTGGGGGGACCTGGAGGGGGTGATTAAGTGCCAGATGGAGGAGGTTCCTCGTTATGACCCGGGTGCTGAGATGGAGCACAGGAAGGAGGCTTCGCCCTTCAACAAGCCCACCAAGGGAACCTCTGTGGAGAAGTTCAAAGCGATAGTCCTCAGCCACCTCAAG acCAAGGTGGGTGAACAGGCCAACCTTCAAGACCTGGTGAGCCTGGTTCTTTTCGTGGCCGACTACAACAAAGACGGCCTCATTTCCCTACCAGAGGCCCGTTCCATGTGGGCCCTGCTCCAGCTCAATGAGTTCCTGCTAGCGGTGGTCCTGCAGGACAGGGAGCATGCCCCCAGGCTCCTGGGCTTCTGTGGGGACCTGTACGTGATGGAGAAG GTGCCCTACGCTCCCCTGTACGGTATCAGCCTGCCCTGGGTAGTGGAGCTGTGGATACCCGCAGGGTTACGACGCAGCATGGACCAGTGGTTCACGCCCTCCTGGCCCCGCAAGGCCAAGATCTCCATTGGCCTGCTGGAGCTTGTAGAGGATGTCTTCCACGGCACCTTTGGCTCCTTCCTCATGTGTGACGTGAGTGTAGCCGACTTTGGCTACAACGACCGTCATGACCTGAAAGTGATGGACGCTCGTCACATCGTCCCCGAGGCCACTTTCCAGGAAGCCATGAGGGAGCAGCGGTGCAACGTGGACGAGGACTGTCTTTACGGGACTGACTGTCGCACTTCCTGTGACCTCACCAAGCACCGGTGTACACCAGAGGTGACACGGCCCAACCTGGCCAAGGCATGCAGCTCGCTGAAGGAATATCTCCTGCGTGGGGCGCCGTCTGACATACAGGATGAGCTGGAGAAACAGCTGTATGCTTGTATAGCATTAAAGGGCTCGGCGGAACAAATGGAGATGGAACACTCGCTTATACTGAACAACCTGAAGACCTTGTTGTGGAAGAAAATATCGCACACCAAGGACTCCTAA
- the LOC115192332 gene encoding 60S ribosomal protein L5 produces MGFVKVVKNKSYFKRYQVKFRRRREGKTDYFARKRLVIQDKNKYNTPKYRMIVRFSNRDIVCQIAYAKIEGDMIVCAAYSHELPKYGIAVGLTNYAAAYCTGLLLARRLLNKFGLDKVYEGQVEVTGDEFNVESIDGQPGAFTCYLDAGLARTSTGNKVFGALKGAVDGGLSIPHSTKRFPGYDAESKEFNAEVHRKHIMGVNVSEYMSYLMEEDEDAYKKQFSRFIKNGVAPDKVEEMYKKAHAGIRENPVHEKKPKKEVKKKRWNRAKLSLAQRKDRVAQKKASFLRAQEQEAADS; encoded by the exons ATG GGTTTTGTGAAAGTGGTGAAGAATAAGTCCTACTTCAAGAGGTACCAGGTCAAattcaggaggaggagag AGGGAAAGACTGACTACTTTGCCCGTAAGCGCCTGGTCATCCAAGATAAGAACAAGTACAACACACCAAAGTACAGGATGATCGTCCGCTTCTCCAACCGGGATATCGTCTGCCAG ATCGCCTATGCCAAGATTGAGGGGGACATGATCGTGTGCGCCGCCTACTCCCACGAGCTGCCCAAGTACGGGATCGCCGTGGGACTAACTAACTACGCAGCAGCCTACTGCACTGGTCTGCTGCTGGCCCGCAGG CTGCTGAACAAGTTTGGCCTGGACAAGGTGTATGAGGGCCAGGTGGAGGTGACTGGAGATGAGTTCAACGTAGAGAGTATTGATGGTCAGCCAGGTGCATTCACCTGCTACCTAGACGCAGGGCTCGCCAGAACCAGCACTGGCAACAAGGTGTTCGGGGCCCTGAAGGGGGCTGTGGATGGTGGCCTGTCCATCCCTCACAG CACTAAGCGCTTCCCTGGGTATGACGCTGAGAGCAAAGAGTTCAATGCAGAGGTCCACCGCAAGCACATCATGGGCGTCAATGTGTCGGAGTACATGAGCTACCtgatggaggaggatgaggatgctTACAAGAAGCAGTTCTCCCGCTTCATCAAGAATGGCGTTGCCCCCGACAAG GTTGAGGAAATGTATAAAAAGGCCCACGCTGGAATTCGTGAGAACCCAGTCCATGAAAAGAAACCTAAGAAAGAAGTCAAGAAGaagag GTGGAACCGTGCCAAGCTCTCTCTGGCCCAGAGGAAAGACCGCGTTGCCCAGAAGAAGGCCAGCTTCCTCCGGGCTCAGGAACAGGAGGCTGCCGACAGCTAA
- the LOC115192330 gene encoding divergent protein kinase domain 1A-like isoform X1, with protein MINDLVSGVRCSLFAMARGLFSWVWLRKPIYIQARFSYLHMKYMFFSWLAVFVGSWVVYVEYSSYSELCRGQACKNAICDKYRKGLIDGSACSSLCEKDTLYLGKCLSSKPNNQVYSGAWGDLEGVIKCQMEEVPRYDPGAEMEHRKEASPFNKPTKGTSVEKFKAIVLSHLKTKVGEQANLQDLVSLVLFVADYNKDGLISLPEARSMWALLQLNEFLLAVVLQDREHAPRLLGFCGDLYVMEKVPYAPLYGISLPWVVELWIPAGLRRSMDQWFTPSWPRKAKISIGLLELVEDVFHGTFGSFLMCDVSVADFGYNDRHDLKVMDARHIVPEATFQEAMREQRCNVDEDCLYGTDCRTSCDLTKHRCTPEVTRPNLAKACSSLKEYLLRGAPSDIQDELEKQLYACIALKGSAEQMEMEHSLILNNLKTLLWKKISHTKDS; from the exons gcCCGATTCTCTTACCTGCACATGAAGTATATGTTCTTCTCGTGGCTGGCAGTGTTTGTGGGTAGCTGGGTGGTGTATGTGGAGTACTCATCCTACTCAGAGCTGTGTCGTGGACAAGCATGCAAGAATGCCATT TGTGACAAGTACAGGAAAGGATTGATCGACGGCTCGGCCTGCAGCAGCCTGTGTGAGAAAGACACACTGTACCTGGGGAAGTGTCTCTCTTCCAAGCCTAACAACCAG GTGTACTCTGGTGCCTGGGGGGACCTGGAGGGGGTGATTAAGTGCCAGATGGAGGAGGTTCCTCGTTATGACCCGGGTGCTGAGATGGAGCACAGGAAGGAGGCTTCGCCCTTCAACAAGCCCACCAAGGGAACCTCTGTGGAGAAGTTCAAAGCGATAGTCCTCAGCCACCTCAAG acCAAGGTGGGTGAACAGGCCAACCTTCAAGACCTGGTGAGCCTGGTTCTTTTCGTGGCCGACTACAACAAAGACGGCCTCATTTCCCTACCAGAGGCCCGTTCCATGTGGGCCCTGCTCCAGCTCAATGAGTTCCTGCTAGCGGTGGTCCTGCAGGACAGGGAGCATGCCCCCAGGCTCCTGGGCTTCTGTGGGGACCTGTACGTGATGGAGAAG GTGCCCTACGCTCCCCTGTACGGTATCAGCCTGCCCTGGGTAGTGGAGCTGTGGATACCCGCAGGGTTACGACGCAGCATGGACCAGTGGTTCACGCCCTCCTGGCCCCGCAAGGCCAAGATCTCCATTGGCCTGCTGGAGCTTGTAGAGGATGTCTTCCACGGCACCTTTGGCTCCTTCCTCATGTGTGACGTGAGTGTAGCCGACTTTGGCTACAACGACCGTCATGACCTGAAAGTGATGGACGCTCGTCACATCGTCCCCGAGGCCACTTTCCAGGAAGCCATGAGGGAGCAGCGGTGCAACGTGGACGAGGACTGTCTTTACGGGACTGACTGTCGCACTTCCTGTGACCTCACCAAGCACCGGTGTACACCAGAGGTGACACGGCCCAACCTGGCCAAGGCATGCAGCTCGCTGAAGGAATATCTCCTGCGTGGGGCGCCGTCTGACATACAGGATGAGCTGGAGAAACAGCTGTATGCTTGTATAGCATTAAAGGGCTCGGCGGAACAAATGGAGATGGAACACTCGCTTATACTGAACAACCTGAAGACCTTGTTGTGGAAGAAAATATCGCACACCAAGGACTCCTAA